A stretch of Candidatus Bipolaricaulota bacterium DNA encodes these proteins:
- a CDS encoding metallophosphoesterase, producing MLLYVFEIIIFGWLIAAAIIAYHLIRSFFYKKNERKISRLLIAGLLILSWLIVFYGSFIEPRELWVNNVEININKTESAQRIRIAAVSDSHFGPFKKYKYSQKIADALRAQNPDVIVLLGDYIYGDEGNHKYLAPILELSKDYPMYLISGNHEYHLPGYNDPKYKDKTGTLKELLENYPAKLLENENEKIVINGESFYLAGVKEYWTGNADINAALKGTNRTEPIILLAHNPDFIAAAQDKVDLMLSGHTHGGQIRLPLIGPVSPIPDELGRQYDQGLFDFDQTQIFITSGVGEIGPRARLFDPPEIAVLNIDL from the coding sequence ATGTTGCTCTACGTATTTGAAATAATCATCTTCGGCTGGCTGATTGCCGCCGCTATTATCGCCTATCATTTGATCAGGTCTTTTTTTTATAAAAAAAACGAGCGCAAAATAAGTCGTCTGTTAATCGCGGGCTTATTGATTTTAAGCTGGCTGATTGTTTTTTACGGCAGTTTCATCGAACCCAGAGAACTGTGGGTGAACAATGTGGAGATCAATATAAATAAAACGGAAAGCGCGCAAAGAATAAGAATAGCCGCCGTCTCCGACTCGCACTTTGGACCTTTCAAAAAATACAAATACAGCCAAAAAATCGCTGACGCATTACGCGCTCAAAATCCTGACGTCATTGTCTTGCTCGGAGATTATATCTATGGCGATGAAGGCAATCACAAATATTTGGCGCCGATTTTGGAATTAAGCAAAGATTACCCGATGTATTTGATTTCCGGCAATCACGAATATCATCTGCCCGGCTACAACGATCCCAAATACAAAGATAAAACCGGGACGCTCAAAGAATTGCTTGAAAATTATCCTGCCAAACTGCTCGAAAATGAAAATGAAAAAATTGTCATCAATGGCGAAAGCTTTTATCTGGCCGGTGTCAAAGAATATTGGACGGGCAATGCCGATATTAACGCCGCGCTGAAAGGGACCAATCGGACAGAGCCGATTATCCTGCTGGCGCACAATCCCGATTTTATCGCCGCCGCGCAAGATAAAGTTGACTTAATGCTCAGCGGTCACACGCACGGCGGGCAAATCAGGCTGCCGCTGATCGGCCCTGTCTCTCCGATTCCGGATGAGCTGGGGAGACAATACGATCAGGGACTTTTTGATTTTGATCAAACTCAGATTTTCATCACTTCAGGCGTTGGTGAAATCGGACCGCGCGCCAGATTATTCGATCCGCCCGAAATAGCCGTGTTAAATATTGATTTGTGA
- a CDS encoding GIY-YIG nuclease family protein codes for MRDCFTYAISSLSKSYIYVGTAINPHKRIRQHNTGKSRTTKPYMPFEIITIEKFANRKEARKREKYLKSGIGKEYLKSLCRRGEIGRRARLKIV; via the coding sequence ATGCGAGATTGCTTTACTTACGCTATATCCAGTTTATCAAAATCTTATATCTATGTAGGTACGGCAATCAATCCACATAAAAGAATACGGCAGCATAATACCGGAAAAAGCAGAACCACCAAACCGTACATGCCATTTGAAATTATAACCATAGAAAAATTTGCGAATCGAAAGGAAGCGAGAAAAAGAGAAAAATATCTAAAATCAGGAATTGGCAAAGAATATTTAAAATCATTATGCCGCCGTGGCGAAATTGGCAGACGCGCACGACTCAAAATCGTGTGA